CCGACCGCATGGCGGTGCTGTATCGCGGGCGCACGCTGCAGACCGGCACGCCCTTGCAGATCACGACACGGCCGGCCTCGGCGGAGGTCGCCCGGCTGGTCGATCTGCGCAACCTGTTTGCCGCCATTGTGCTGGGGCACGAGCCCGAGAAGGGCTTCACCCTGCTGGACTGGAACGGCATGCGGCTGGAGGCGGCGCACAATCCGGCCGTCGCGCCGGGAACTTCAGTGTCGTGGGTGGTGCCGGACGGTTTCGTGGTGCCGCACCGGCGCGACCGCCCGTCGCGCGGTGAGCACGAAAATCCGGTGGCCGGCACGCTGGAAACCTGTCTCGATGTCGGGCCGCTGACCTATCTGACGCTGCGCCCGGATATCGACAGCCCGCATCCGCTGCATTTCTCCGTGCCCTCGCATGTGGCGCGGCGCAACGGTTTCGCGCCGGGCGAGCCGGTTACGGTCAGCCTGCTGGCCGAGGGCATTCATCTGATGCCGGCGTGATGGATAATGTCGTTGCCCTGATGCTGGCCAATCCGGTGAACCGGGCGATTCTGGACCGGCTGCCGGATCTTGGCCTGCCGGAAGCCTGCCTGGTCGCCGGTGCGCTGGCGCAGAGCGTGTGGAATGGCCTCGACCGGCGCGCGCCGCAGGCCGGCATCAAGGATTACGACATTTTCTATTTCGATGCCGCCGATATCGGCTGGGAAGCTGAGGATGCGGCGATCCGCAAGGTACGGACGGCGCTGGCCGATCTTGCCGTCGAGATCGATGTGAAGAATCAGGCGCGGGTGCATCTCTGGTACGAGGCGCGCTTCGGCGTGCCCGTAGCACCGCTGCGCAGCGCGCTCGACGGTGTGGCGATGTTCCCCGTGCGCGGTACCTGTCTGGCGCTACAGCACGGCGCGGACGGTCCTGTCCTGCATGCGCCCTATGGAACGGCGGCGCTGGAGGCGGGGTTGCTGGCGGACAATCCGAACTGCCCGGACCGCAGCGCCTTCCGCGGCAAGGCGGAAAGCTACCGGGCGCGCTGGCCCTGGCTGCGGATTGTGGAAGACAGCATCGTGGAAGACGGGGGCGGTCAGCCCTCTTCCAGCTCGGTATCCCAGTAGAGGTAATCCTGCCAGCTGCGGTGCAGATGGTTCGGCGGGAAGCCGCGGCCATTCTGTTGCAGCTCGAAGCTGGTCGGCTGGCGCGGCGGTTCCAGCGGCAGCATGCCGATATCGCGCGGCATGCGGTTGCCCTTGAACAGATTGCACGGCCCGCAGGCGGTGACGACATTGTCCCAGCTGGTGCGCCCGCCGCGCGAGCGCGGGATCACATGGTCGAAGGTCAGTTCCTGGGTGGAGAACAGATCGCCGCAATATTGGCAGGTGAAGCTGTCGCGCAGGAACACGTTGAAGCGGGTAAAGGCCGGGCGGCGGGCGGCGGGCACATATTGCTTCAGCGAAATCACGCTGGGCAGCCGCATCTCGAAGGTTGGGGAGCGCACGAGCTGGTCGTAATGGGCGAGGATGTTGACCCGGTCGAGGAACACCGCCTTCACCGTGTCCTGCCAGTTCCACAGCGACAGCGGGTAATAGCTGAGCGGCCGGCAATCGGCGTTCAGCACCAAGGCAGGCCAGTCGTTCGCAAGCGACGTCACGGCAACCCTCCCGTTCGGTTCCTGCGATCCTGACGCACCGCAGCAATCAGAGAAGTGTAATTTAGATAGCCTGCCGCAAGGGGAAACACAACAACTAGGTGCTGCGTTTCATATGCCTACCGAATTTTGTAACACAATGACAATAAACAGCGAATCCTGATGTGTCTGGCGGATCAGGCCGGCAGCACACGCTGCAGGAAGGCGCCGCCAGCCTCCAGGCCGGCCGGATCGATGCCATGGCCGAGGCCGGGGCAGCTCAGCGTCTCTACCGGCACCTGCAGCGCTTCCAGCCCCTCGCGGGACAGATCGAGGCTCTCGTAGGGGACGATCGCATCCTCCGTGCCGTGCACCAGCAGCATTGGCGGGCGCGAGGCGATCTCGCCTTCCATCGTGCCATCGTCGACCAGCCGGCCGGAATAGCCGACCACGCCGGCCACCGCGCGCTGGCGGCGCGGGGCGGTAAACAGGCTCATCATGCAGCCCTGGCTGAAACCGACCAGCGCCAGCCTGTCCTCGGACAGATCATACGCGGCCAGTTGCTCATCAATGAAAGCGTCGAGGATTGGCCAGGCGGCGCGCACGCCGGCCACCACCCGCGCCGGGGTGCGGTCCTGCAGGCTGAACCATTGATAGCCGTAGGGCGCCATATCGCAGGGGAAGGGCGCGTTCGGCGAGACGAAGGCGACATGCGGCAGCAACTGCGCCCAGTGCGGGGCGAGGCCGATCAGATCGTTGCCGTCCGCCCCCAGCCCGTGCAGCAGGATGACGAGGCCGCGCGCGGGTTTGCCGTCGGCGGGCGGAAGCGAGGGGCCGGAAAGCTGCATCGGGCGTCTCTCATGCTGTCTTCATTGGCGATGCCCCCTCCTAGCACAAAGCGCTTCGGCGCTGAAATCGTTCCGGCTAGTTTTGTCGGATGATTGTCACCCGCTTTGCCCCCAGCCCGACCGGCCTGTTGCATCTGGGCTCCGCCTATTCCGCCCTGGTGGGGTGGCGCCGTGCGCGGGAAGCGGGCGGGCGTTTCCTGCTGCGCATCGAGGATATCGACCCGACGCGCTGTCGGCCGGAACATGAGGCGGCGATCCTCGACGATCTCGCCTGGCTGGGTATCGACTGGGATGGCGATGTCCGTCGGCAGTCCGACCATCTGGAGGAGTACCGCGCGGCGCTGGGCCGGCTGGAAGGCATGGGTCTGCTCTATCCCTGCTTCTGCACGCGCAGCGACATCGAAGCGGAAATCGCCCGCTCAGGACATGCACCGCATGGGCCTGTCCATGGGCCTGAGGGCCCGGTCTATCCCGGCATCTGCCGCGCCATTCCGGCGTCGGAACGAGAGGCCCGCATCGGCGCTGGGGAAGCGCACGCGCTGCGCCTCGACATGACAAAGGCGGTTGCCCTGGCAGGCCCGCTGGACTGGCAGGACGAGGAGAAGGGTGTCATCCGCGCCACGCCGGAAGCGTTTGGCGATGTGGTGCTGGCGCGCAAGGAGACGCCGACCTCCTATCACCTGTCGGTGACGCTGGACGATGCGCTGCAGGGGGTGACGCTGGTGACGCGCGGCATGGATCTGTTCGAGGCAACGCATATCCACCGGCTGCTGCAAGCGCTGTTCGGCCTGCCGGTGCCGCTCTACGCCCACCATCGGCTGCTGACCGGGCCAGACGGGCGACGCTATGCCAAGCGCGACCGCTCGCTGACCATCGCCGCCCTGCGCGAGGCCGGTCACTCGCCAGCCGATATCCGCGCGATGGTGGAACGGGGTGCTGCGCCTACCGGTGCAGGCCCGAAATGAGGTCCAGATAGTCCGGATGGTCCGGCCCGATGAGGCCGTGGCGGATCAGGAAGTCGATGATGACGAGGTGGCAGTTGAATTTGAAGTCGTCGCCGCTATCGACGATGCGCATCACCTCGGCGATGGGCAGCAGGCGGAATTCCTCGATCTCGCCATCCTGGCAGACCGGGGTGAAATCGGCTGGCAGTTCGAGATCGAAACAATAGAGCACGTCACGCCTGAGCCCGTCCTGTCCGATATCGGCGGCGCTGCCGTGGGCCGTGCCGGATCCCACCTCCATCATGTAGGTGATGGCGCCCACCGGATGCGCCTTGCGGGCGAGGGCTTCCGGCAGGCCTGCCTCTTCGCCGCATTCCTTCACCAGGGTTTCGACCGGGCCGTAGCCATCGCCCATGCCGCCGGCCACCATATTGTCCAGCTTGCCGGGGGCGACGCTCTTGTCGCGGGCGCGCCGGCCAATCCAGAGATGGATGCCGTCGGGCTTGCGGACATAGCCGTTCAGATGCACGCCAAAGGACAGGATGCCGAAATGGGCGGCGGCGGCGCGGTTGAGCCACATCAGTGCCGGCCCGCCCGGCCGTTCCAGTACCGGATATTGCTCGAAGCGGATTTTCGCGACCGCGCCTTCTTCCACAAGCTTCCGCACCGCCCGGTCCACCGCCTCGGTGCGCGCGTCCGGGTCGGAAAAGGCCGGTAACAGACGGACCGTGTGCGCATCGACCGCGAACACATCGGCCTGCGCCTTCAGCCGCTCGGCCAGTGCGTGGCGCAGATAGCCGGCATGGGCGTCGCCGATCAGGAAGCGGCGAAAGCCGGAGAGATCGTGGCGGTTCACCCGTTTTATATGATCGAGAAAGCTCATCTCGGCTCCGTGACGGTTTATAGCCTGAGCAGATCGCGGGCGGCGTTCAGCTGGCCCATGCGCAGCGTATCGCCCTGCGGCGAATCCGGGTGGAAGATCATCGCCAGCATGCGATAGCGCGCCTTCAGCGCCCTTGGGTCCGGTTGCGTATCGGCCGGGAAACCCAGCACATAGAGCGCTTCCATGCGGGTGCGCACGCCTTCCTTCAGCGGCTCGAAGGCGACGGCGGAGAGCATGAGGCGCAGCCGCTCCATCTCCTCCTCCAGCACCTTGATCCGTTCGGCCTGCTTGCCCTTGGCGGCCGGCGCTTCCAGCGCCACCACATGGTCGCCGCGCGCCATGGCAACGGCAAGCCCGAGCGCCCGGCGCAGCTGCACCACCGACAGGCCGGGCTGCAGCCGTACCTGCAGGCGCGGCTTGCGGCGCAGCACCCGGCCCTTGGAGGCGCCGGACAGCAGGGTCACCTCCTCACGTTCATGGGCTGCCGGTTCGCCCGGATCCGGGGCGGCGCTTACGGTCGCTTCCGGAACGGTCAGCAGAATGGCGCGCGCCAGGTCGGCGATGCTGACGTCGCGGCGCTGCGCCAGCGCCGTCACCTGGTCGCGGAAGGCGGCGCTGCAGGGAATGGCATAGGTCCGGCTGCGCGCGCCGGATGTGCGCGTGGCTTTATGGTCGGGCATCGCGCTGTCGGGCATTCTGTCTGTCTCGAAATCGCGGCTCTGATCAAAATATTGAGGGCGATTCACGCTTTAAACGGATCACTCGGGTGATCGCCTTTAACGCGGTCGCACTCTAACGAATCGGAAGCGATTCGGTCCGCCGGCCATCGATGGCCGGAAACTGCAAATCGCCATCACAAGGCCAGCCTTATCGGCCTCCGGCGAGGGCGTCAACTGCAATCGAAGTTAACGAACCGTTAACCACGCGCCTGAAACTGCAAGCTGCGGCTACAGGAGGTCGCGCAACATCGCGACCAGCGGCACATCGGCCGGCGGCATCGGGTATTCGGCCATGCGAATGGGCCGTACCCATTTGATTTCACTGTGTTCTTTCGCCACGACGCGACCCTTCCAGCGGCGGCAGACATAGAGCGGCATCAGCAGGTGGAACTCGTCATATTCATGCGAGGCGAAGGTGAGGGGGGCAAGGCAACTGCCCGAGGTATCGATGCCCAGCTCCTCATGCAGCTCGCGCACAAGTGCTGCTTCCGGCGTCTCGCCGGATTCCACCTTGCCGCCGGGAAACTCCCACAACCCGGCCATCTTCTTGCCTTCCGGGCGTCTGGCGATCAGCACCCGCCCGTCGATATCGACTAATGCTGCCGCAACCACCAGCACAATCGGCTTCGGCCCCGCGGCAACGGATGCGGCGGGGCCGGACGGGCAGAGATCGTCGAGATCAGCTTCGATAGGAGCCATTGATGTCGATATAGGCGTGCGTCAGATCGCAGGTCCACACCCGGGCGCGGCCCTTGCCGAGGCCGATATCGACCTCGATGTGGATTTCCTGGCCCTTCATGTGGGCGACCACCGGGGTTTCGTCATAGCCCTCGACGGCGGCCCCTTCCTTTGCCACCACGACACCGCCAATGCTGATGGCCAGCCGGTCGCGGTCGGCCCATTCGCCGGACTTGCCGACCGCCATGACGATACGGCCCCAGTTGGCGTCCTCGCCGGCAATGGCGGTCTTTACCAGCGGCGAATTGGCGATGGCGAGGCCGATGCGCTTGGCCGCCTTGGCCGAGGCGGCCCCCGCCACATCAATGGTCACCAGCTTGCTGGCCCCCTCGCCGTCACGCACGATCTGGATCGCGAGATCGGTCAGCAGATCTTCCAGCGCCGCGCGGAACTCCTTCAGATGCGCATCCCTGGCGCTTTCCACCGGCGGGTGCTTCGCCTGGCCGGTGGCGAAAAGCAGCACCGTGTCGCTGGTCGAGGTGTCGCTGTCCACGGTGATGCAGTTGAAGGATTTGTCGGTGCCGCGCGACAGCATCTCCTGCAGCACCGGGGCGGGGATCGCCGCGTCGGTGAAGACGAAGCCCAGCATGGTCGCCATGTCCGGCGCGATCATGCCCGAACCCTTGCAGATGCCGTTGATCGTGACCTTGGTGTCGCCGATACGCGCCGTCCGCGTCGCCCCCTTCGGGAAGGTGTCGGTGGTCATGATCGCCTTGGCCGATTCATGCCAGGTTCCCGGCTTCAGGTTGGCGCGCAGCGTGCCGATGGCCGCCACCACCTTGTCGGCCGGCAGCGGCTCGCCGATCACGCCGGTGGAGGCCAGGAACACTTCCGACGGCTTGCAGCCGATGGCCTTCGCCGCCGCCTCGGCGGTGGCGACCGCGCCGTCATAGCCCTTCTTGCCGGTGAAGGCGTTGGCATTGCCGGAATTCACCAGTACCGCGCGGCCCTTGCCGTCCGCCAGGTTGGCGCGGCACCACTCGACCGGGGCGGAGGCGGTCAGCGACTTGGTCAGCGTGCCGGCCGCCGTGGTGCCGGGCACCAACTCCGCCAGGAACACGTCGGTGCGGCCCTTGTAGCGTACCCCCGCCTCGGCGGAGGCAAGCGTGACGCCGGCGATTGGTGGCATATCCGGAAACCGGGCCGGGGCCAGGGGGGAAAGCTTCAGGGCCACGATAATCCTCTCCCTACTCTATAAGGATATTTACTTCGGCTGGGTCTGCTGCGGCGGCAGCGGCTGGCCATCCATGCTGAACCGTTCGATGGTCGCCTTGGCGCGCAGCTCCGCCAAGATGCGGCGGGCCTCCTGCTCGGCCAGCTCGGCGCGAATCTGTTCGCGTGCCTCGTCCAGGCTGGGCGGGGCGACGTCGCGGCGGTCGGCAACCTTGATCACATGCCAGCCGAACTGCGACTTCACCGGCTCCTTGCTGTAGGCGCCGGGCGCCAGTTCAAAGGCGGCTGCGGAGAATTCGGGGACCATCTGTTCGGCGGTGAAATAGCCGAGATCGCCGCCATTGGCGGCACCGGGATCGATCGACTTCTCGGTGGCCAGCGCGGCGAAGTCGGCACCCTTGTCGAGTTCGCGCACGATGTCCTTCGCCGTCGCCTCGTCCGAGACCAGAATATGGCTGGCGCGGATTTCCTCGGCCTTGGGCGCCTGCTCCCGCAGTTTCTCGTATTCGGCCTTCACCTTGTCTTCGCTGACCGCCGCTTCCAGCTGGTCGGTCAGGTACTGCTCCTGGATCAGCTGGTCGCGGTAGCGTTCGACCCGGCGCTTCACCTCGGGGTTCTCGGCGACGCCGGTGGCCTTGGCCTCGCGCTGCAGCAGCTCGCCGTCGATGGCGCGCTCCAGCAATGCGGGAAACAGCATCTGCATCGGGATGTCGCGGTACTGCTGCGGCAGCGTCGAGATCAGCGCGGCGATATCGCTTTGCCGGATAGTCGTGCCATCGACGCTGGCGACAATCGGGTCCGCATCGCCGGCGGGGGCGGGCTGCTGCGCCATGGCCGGAATCGCAAGAGCTCCCATGAAGAAGGCACCCACAAAGGCCCTCACAAAGGCTGGGGCGAAGGATCGAAGGGAATGGCGCATGGGCTGTCTCGTTTCCTGTTTCTGGCCTGTGGCGTGTGCGGTATTCGGGCGCGGCATTGTGCCGCCAGCCGGCGGCACGGGGACAGTAGCGCAGCCCGCCGGGCGGCGGAAGGCGCTTTACCGGGCTACTATATGTGGCCCTGCATACCAGAATGGAAGCCGGTCCGCGACCGTGCGCCGGATACCCTGATCTTATGTTGGAAGAGTGCGTTTTCAGAATGCAGTTATGATTAAAACAGACTGCCCTGAGCCTTTGCGCTTTCGGATAGTTTGTCGAGACGCAACACGCCGAGAAGTTGCCAGACTTGTGGGCGCTTGGCTTGGTTGCCAATAGCGAAGGCCATCCCGTTCTTGGGGTATTCTACGTTAAAAGTGTGGTCCATCCAGTCAAGCACCTCCTTCTCTGGTTGACCCCGGACAAGGCCGTTATAAAACATCGCGTGGGCTTCCCAGTCACCGTTTGTATAAGTGTGCTCAGCTTCATCATCTCGGAAGTGAAATTTGAACTCGTAGGGAGTGGGTTCGAGTGCCTCAAGTTCCTTATCAAGAAAGGACCACTGCTTTGCAGCCATGGCATAGGCTGCGCGTTCATCAGCTAAGGCTTCTGATGTCTTGCGCTTATAGAAAAACCGTGGATTGCAAGGTCGGATTAAAGCCAAAGATTGACCACGGCGTACAGCATCGCCAACGGATAGTAGGATTAGTGGGTTAAGAAGACGCGCTCTTTCTCTCACAGGCATTTTGCCAACAATCTCAATGCTGTCCTCTTCAACGCTGCAGCTTTCGAGACGTTTATCCTGTTTGGGGCGCCTATATTTGAATCTCACGACATCCCATCGTGAGAAGGCGGTTTCCCCTGCTAGATGGCGGTATCGTACAGGATATAGACGCTTCCACTGACCATCTAAGGTAATGCCGGCGCAGCAAACAGTTTCGCCATGCTTCTTGCTAGGCTGTGGCAGTGCCTTGACGAGGACTGTAACTTGGCAGTCGATGGGCGTTACGGACATATCTCTCCGGGGCATCGCCAAAGAGGTTCAGTACCTCAAAGCCGCAGGATTTCAGTTCCTCTGCAATGATAGACCGATGGCAATTCACCGGATCTCGTTCAAAGCATAATAGGCAAGTCGGCTGTTGTTCAGCTACTGCCGTTAGCTCCTTGAGGGATGACTGAGCGCCTTCAGAGTTGAGGTGTGTAGTATAAATAGCACGGAATACATCCTGTTGTCCCGCACGGGCAGCATCTCTACCGGGTTTGGGGTCGCCGAGAGGTTGAAAAGTTAAATATTCGATCCCTTCGGCTTCTAGGTGGGCTGCCAATGATTTTTTAGAAAAGCCCCTTTTTCGTGAATGGAGCACGGCTCTCACATCAGCGAGCCGTTGAATACCAACCGCTTTCAGAGTGGCGACAAATCGCTCAATGTCTGTTCCCTCGTAGCCGATGGTATACAGGATTTGCATGTCTTTCCCCCTCTGTTCGCCTGGGCATACACGCATTCGTGGCTTGCGTCATCCCTGCTAGGCCACACAATTTTGTGTGCATGCTGTGCACATTAGTGGCGGGTAAAGTTTTTCTGGAGCGGTGCCAACTGCCGGTCCGCGACCGTGCGCCGCTGCGCTTCGGGGGTGCCCGGCGTTGACAGTATTTGACGATGCCCCTATCTGTCAGCCACGCAGGCTCCCTTCTTTCTTCATGTACACCCCGAGGTCTCCCATGTTCGGCGCCATCGCCAGAAACTTGTTCGGCTCATCGAACGACCGCGTGGTCAAGCGCCTGCGGAAAAGGGTCGATGCGATCAACGTCCTGGAAGCGGAGCATCAGGCGCTGTCCGACGAAGCGCTGCGCGCCCGCACCGGCGAGTTCCGCAAGCGGCTGAGCGACGGCGAGACGCTGGACGACATCCTGCCGGAAGCCTTTGCCACGGTGCGCGAGGCATCCCGGCGCACGCTGGGCCTGCGCCCCTTCGACGTGCAGCTGATGGGCGGCATGGTGCTGCATGAGGGCATGATCAGCGAGATGAAGACCGGCGAGGGCAAGACCCTGGTCGCCACGCTGCCGGTCTATCTGAACGCGCTGTCGGGCAAGGGTGTGCATGTCGTCACGGTGAATGATTATCTGGCCAGCCGCGATGCCGCCTGGATGGGCCGGGTCTATAATTTCCTGGGCCTGTCGGTCGGGGTCATCAAGCATGGCATCGAGGAGGATGACCGCCGCGCCGCCTATGCCGCCGACGTGACCTACGGCACCAATAACGAGTTCGGCTTCGACTATCTGCGCGACAATATGAAGTTCCGGCTGGAGGACATGGTCCAGCGGGATTTCAACTATGCCATCGTCGATGAGGTCGACTCGATTCTGGTCGATGAGGCGCGCACGCCGCTCATCATCTCCGGCCCGGCCGAGGATTCCTCCGAGCTATACCGGGCGATGAACGTGCTGATCCCGAATCTGGCGCCTGAGGATTACGAGAAGGACGAGAAGCAGCGCGCCGTGTCGCTGACCGAGGCCGGCACCGAGAAGATTGAGCAGCTGCTGCGCGAGGCGGGCATGCTGACCCAGGGCGATCTTTACGACATCCACAATGTCTCGCTGGTTCATCACATGAACCAGGCGCTGCGTGCCCACAAGCTGTTCCAGCGCGATGTCGATTACATCGTGAAGAACGACAAGCTGGTCATCATCGACGAGTTCACCGGCCGCATGATGGAGGGCCGCCGCTATTCCGAAGGGCTGCATCAGGCGCTGGAAGCCAAGGAAGGCGTGACCATCCAGCAGGAAAACCAGACGCTGGCCTCGATCACCTTCCAGAATTATTTCCGGCTCTATCCGAAGCTGGCCGGCATGACCGGCACGGCGATGACCGAGGCGGCGGAGTTCGCGGAGATCTATGGGCTGGAAGTGGTCGAGATGCCGACCAACGTGCCGATGGCCCGCAAGGATGCCGACGACGAGGTCTATCGCAGCCAGCGCGAGAAGTTCGACGGCATCATCGAGCTGGTGCGCGACTGCCAGGAGCGCAAGCAGCCGGTGCTGGTCGGCACCGTTTCCATCGAGAAGTCGGAAATGCTGGCCGAGGCGCTGAAGGCCAAGGGCATCACGCATGAGGTGCTGAACGCGCGCTATCACGAGCAGGAAGCCTTCATCATCTCGCAGGCCGGCCGGCCGGGCGCTGTCACCATCGCCACCAACATGGCCGGTCGCGGCACCGATATTCAGCTCGGCGGCAATCTGGAAATGGCCTTGGCCGCCCGCCTGCAGGGGGTCGAGGACGAGGCGGAGATCGCCCGCATCACCGCGGCGGTGACGGCGGAGGTCGAGGAAGGCCAGCGCATCGTAAAGGAGGCCGGCGGTCTCTATGTGGTCGGCACCGAGCGGCATGAGAGCCGCCGCATCGACAACCAGCTGCGCGGCCGTTCCGGCCGTCAGGGCGATCCTGGCGCGTCCAAGTTCTTCCTGGCGCTCGACGACGATCTGATGCGCATCTTCGGCTCCGAGCGGATGGAAGGCATGCTGCAGAAGCTGGGGCTGAAGGAAGGCGAGGCCATCGTCCATCCCTGGATCAACAAGGCGCTGGAGAAGGCGCAGCAGAAGGTCGAGGCGCGCAACTTCGAGATTCGCAAGCAGCTGCTGAAATACGACGATGTGATGAATGACCAGCGCAAGGTCATCTACGAGCAGCGCAAGGAGATCATGCGCGCCAAGGAGGTGCAGCAGATCATCCTCGATATGCGCCACGAGGTGGTGGAGGATCTGGTCGCTTCCTGCATTCCCGCCAACGCCTATGCCGAGCAGTGGGAAGTGGATCGGCTGCATCAGGAGGTCGCCCGCCTGTTCAACCTCGACCTGCCGGTCCAGGACTGGGCGAAGGAAGAGGGCATCGCCGACCAGGAGATCCGCGAGCGCATCATCAGCGCCGTGGACCGCAAGATGGCGGAGAAGGTGGCGAATTACGGCGCCGACATCATGCGCATGGCGGAAAAGAGCCTGCTGCTGCAGATCCTCGACCAGTGCTGGAAGGATCATCTGCTGCAGCTCGATCATCTGCGCCAGGGCGTATCTCTGCGCGCCTATGCCCAGAAGGACCCGCTGAACGAGTACAAGCGCGAGGCCTTCCTGCTGTTCGACGGGCTGTTGAGCCGCCTGCGCGAGACCGTGGTGTCGGTGCTGGCCCATGTCGAGATGCGGGTGAACCGGCCGGAGGATATGCAGCCCCAGCCGCAGGAAATGCACGAGACGCGCCACGATCCGGCGATGGACGAGCTGGTTGGCGCCGATGGCGAGCCTGCCCCCGCTGGATTCTCGGGCGGTGCCGATCTGCCGGCCCGGCGTATGGCGGCGGCCATCGATCCGAACGATCCGTCCAGCTGGGGCAAGGTGCAGCGCAATGCGCTCTGCCCCTGCGGTTCAGGCAAGAAGTTCAAGCATTGTCATGGGCAGATCGCGTAGGCGGGGTATTCTGATACAGTACAATTTGCGCAGAATCAGAATCGCGTGAGTCCGTCAAGTTTTTTCTTGATTATGTTTAAGGGAAAATTAATACTGATTTGTCGATAGGCAACCCAGAATGGGGACGCAACGTGTTGGTACCGTCAGTAGCGACGTTGGAAAACATCTCTCCGGCCGGATTTTCCGGGCGGGGCGATAGCGATTCCAGCCCCGCTACCTATCAGCCGGAACCTTTGCCGACACAGATCGCCTACAGTTCCACGCGGCTGTCCTACGATTCTGAAATCCGGCGTCTGTTCTTCCAGTATCGCGATACCGAGACCGGCGAAATCCAGCGCGAGATTCCGTCGCGCGAAGCCATGAAGGTCTATGAGCAGCGCGAACAGCGCCGGGAAGAGGCACGCCAGGTCGATACGACCGACGAAGCCGCCGCCACTGGTGCTGGCACTGGCAGCCGTCAGCTGGAGGTGCGGGTCATCAGTGGTGAACCGGCAAGTCAGCAGCGTGCCGCGACGCCGGCGACCGGGGCTGAGTCCGAGGGCGAAGGCCCGTCTGCCGACACCGGATCTTCCCGCGGCATCACGACCGACCAGCTCGTCTAACTTTTTTCCGCTCTTCTACTCCACCCGGAACGGCAGATTGCCGGCCGCTGCCGCGCCCTTGCCGTCGCGCACGGTGACATAGAGCCTGTAGGCGCCGGGGGCGAGGCCACCCAGCGTGACCGCATTGTTGGCCGCTGCACGTATCGCTTGCGGGAAGCGTCGCAATTCCGGCTCGGCGTCCCCGGCTTTCAGCAGCGTTTGCTGCTCCTCCATGATTTCCCATTCCACGATCAGCGAATCCCCGTCCGGATCGCTGGCGTCCAGCCGCGCCACGATCTCCCGGCCCGGCGCGATGACATCGCTGTTGGCGAAGGCCAGCGCGGCGATGCGCGGCGCGCGGTTGCCGCCGGGCGTCCTGCCACCCCAGGCGGCGGCCATGATCTCCGCGCTCTGCTGCCACTCGCCGGTCGGCAGCAACAGGCTGTGCCAGGTGTGGGTTACCTCCTGCTTCCAGCCCCACAGGAACAGGATCTGCCCGGCGCTGTCCGGGCCGATGGCGGAAAGCT
This window of the Oceanibaculum nanhaiense genome carries:
- the argJ gene encoding bifunctional glutamate N-acetyltransferase/amino-acid acetyltransferase ArgJ, whose amino-acid sequence is MALKLSPLAPARFPDMPPIAGVTLASAEAGVRYKGRTDVFLAELVPGTTAAGTLTKSLTASAPVEWCRANLADGKGRAVLVNSGNANAFTGKKGYDGAVATAEAAAKAIGCKPSEVFLASTGVIGEPLPADKVVAAIGTLRANLKPGTWHESAKAIMTTDTFPKGATRTARIGDTKVTINGICKGSGMIAPDMATMLGFVFTDAAIPAPVLQEMLSRGTDKSFNCITVDSDTSTSDTVLLFATGQAKHPPVESARDAHLKEFRAALEDLLTDLAIQIVRDGEGASKLVTIDVAGAASAKAAKRIGLAIANSPLVKTAIAGEDANWGRIVMAVGKSGEWADRDRLAISIGGVVVAKEGAAVEGYDETPVVAHMKGQEIHIEVDIGLGKGRARVWTCDLTHAYIDINGSYRS
- the mutT gene encoding 8-oxo-dGTP diphosphatase MutT; translation: MAPIEADLDDLCPSGPAASVAAGPKPIVLVVAAALVDIDGRVLIARRPEGKKMAGLWEFPGGKVESGETPEAALVRELHEELGIDTSGSCLAPLTFASHEYDEFHLLMPLYVCRRWKGRVVAKEHSEIKWVRPIRMAEYPMPPADVPLVAMLRDLL
- the gluQRS gene encoding tRNA glutamyl-Q(34) synthetase GluQRS: MIVTRFAPSPTGLLHLGSAYSALVGWRRAREAGGRFLLRIEDIDPTRCRPEHEAAILDDLAWLGIDWDGDVRRQSDHLEEYRAALGRLEGMGLLYPCFCTRSDIEAEIARSGHAPHGPVHGPEGPVYPGICRAIPASEREARIGAGEAHALRLDMTKAVALAGPLDWQDEEKGVIRATPEAFGDVVLARKETPTSYHLSVTLDDALQGVTLVTRGMDLFEATHIHRLLQALFGLPVPLYAHHRLLTGPDGRRYAKRDRSLTIAALREAGHSPADIRAMVERGAAPTGAGPK
- a CDS encoding J domain-containing protein — protein: MPDSAMPDHKATRTSGARSRTYAIPCSAAFRDQVTALAQRRDVSIADLARAILLTVPEATVSAAPDPGEPAAHEREEVTLLSGASKGRVLRRKPRLQVRLQPGLSVVQLRRALGLAVAMARGDHVVALEAPAAKGKQAERIKVLEEEMERLRLMLSAVAFEPLKEGVRTRMEALYVLGFPADTQPDPRALKARYRMLAMIFHPDSPQGDTLRMGQLNAARDLLRL
- a CDS encoding alpha/beta hydrolase — its product is MQLSGPSLPPADGKPARGLVILLHGLGADGNDLIGLAPHWAQLLPHVAFVSPNAPFPCDMAPYGYQWFSLQDRTPARVVAGVRAAWPILDAFIDEQLAAYDLSEDRLALVGFSQGCMMSLFTAPRRQRAVAGVVGYSGRLVDDGTMEGEIASRPPMLLVHGTEDAIVPYESLDLSREGLEALQVPVETLSCPGLGHGIDPAGLEAGGAFLQRVLPA
- a CDS encoding HNH endonuclease, which gives rise to MTSLANDWPALVLNADCRPLSYYPLSLWNWQDTVKAVFLDRVNILAHYDQLVRSPTFEMRLPSVISLKQYVPAARRPAFTRFNVFLRDSFTCQYCGDLFSTQELTFDHVIPRSRGGRTSWDNVVTACGPCNLFKGNRMPRDIGMLPLEPPRQPTSFELQQNGRGFPPNHLHRSWQDYLYWDTELEEG
- a CDS encoding nucleotidyltransferase family protein — translated: MDNVVALMLANPVNRAILDRLPDLGLPEACLVAGALAQSVWNGLDRRAPQAGIKDYDIFYFDAADIGWEAEDAAIRKVRTALADLAVEIDVKNQARVHLWYEARFGVPVAPLRSALDGVAMFPVRGTCLALQHGADGPVLHAPYGTAALEAGLLADNPNCPDRSAFRGKAESYRARWPWLRIVEDSIVEDGGGQPSSSSVSQ
- a CDS encoding DUF4743 domain-containing protein, with the translated sequence MSFLDHIKRVNRHDLSGFRRFLIGDAHAGYLRHALAERLKAQADVFAVDAHTVRLLPAFSDPDARTEAVDRAVRKLVEEGAVAKIRFEQYPVLERPGGPALMWLNRAAAAHFGILSFGVHLNGYVRKPDGIHLWIGRRARDKSVAPGKLDNMVAGGMGDGYGPVETLVKECGEEAGLPEALARKAHPVGAITYMMEVGSGTAHGSAADIGQDGLRRDVLYCFDLELPADFTPVCQDGEIEEFRLLPIAEVMRIVDSGDDFKFNCHLVIIDFLIRHGLIGPDHPDYLDLISGLHR